The segment TGCCTGGGGTGACGCTCTTCCGGGAACCTGTCGATGAGAAAGGGGTTTATCTTGGGCAGGCCAAGGTACTTGATCCCCCAATTCCACCCGGCTACAAGATTTTTGCGCATCTTGTTCGCCGTGTTGCCGCTCTGCTTTTTGGCAACGGGCTGGAGGGCTTTGAGGGCTTGCCCGGATGTGATGTCGGCAGCGCATGGCCGCGCCGTTACCCCAACTGTTGTACGGCCCGGCATCAGGGTTGTTTGCCCAGAGATGAAAACTGCCGCCGTATCCGGCCCCAGGGTACCAGTGGTAGAAGCGTCGCAGATTCTCGGCGTAGGGCGTGCCGGTCAGGATAGAATCAGCCAAGGCCACGGTCAGGACGGTGTCGTCGGTGTAATGGGCATTCTGGGCAAAGAGAGTAAAATCTTTGGTTTTTATGTTGTTCCATTCGTACACCGATCCGATGATGTCCCCGGCGATTGCTCCGATCATGCTTTTCTCCCATGAAGTGCTTGATCTCTGAATTTACACAATGCCTGCCTGCTTGTTTTTCCTCGATTCCAGATGATTGCATCTTCGGCATTTCATGAAATATCTCAATTATTTTTCGAAAAAAAGAATCCAAATGCAATACATCACAACAGCCAAAGCGAGTACCTCGACGAAAAACATATTCCCCTCCTGTTGATCACTGATTATTGATTCTCCCTCCTTCCAATCTCCACCATCAGCCCGGTCATGGGCAAATGGACCAGCAGGGCCAGGGGCTTCGAACCAAGGGCTTTCTCCAGACAGTCCGCGTAGACATTGAGCTGGGGCACGTACGGGATGCAGTGTTTTTGCACCGTATCCAGCCTGCCCATGTAGGATTTGTGATCAACGATCACATAGCCGCCGGGAGTTTGCCAGACCAGATCAATCCATCCGGACGCGGTCTGGTTACCCACTCGCAAGTGGATGGGATGTTCCTTGAGCGCCACCCCTGCGCCGTATCTGCCCTGAAGGTGCGCGATGAGCCGATCGCTGGCCGTGACAATATCTTCCGGGGCGATACCGCTGACCTTCCATCGTTGGAATATGCCCAGGGCCTTGGCAATTCTGATCTCCAGCCCTTGGGAGGGATCGTCCTGGACCAGGAAGCCATGCAGGGCCTCGCCCAGGGCATTGACGTCGGGTTCGCCGATCACCGGGATACGATCTCCGAATCGTTTTGGAGCGTGGACCAGGGCTTGATCGCCGTCTTGTGTCGTGGCGGAGCTGGGGTTGAACCTGGCTGGAGGATACTGAGAAAGGGGCCTGGGGAGTTGCTCGGGGCCGAAGTATGCTTCCTGGCGGCCTTGTGCGGGTTCGGTTTGCGGTTCAACCTTCTTGAAGGTTGCCGGAATCGGCTTGCTGTGACAGCGAAGGGACTTCTTTTCCGGGTCTGAAAAATCCAGGATCGGATTGTCGGCTCCATCCTTGAGCACATCCAGCCAGGTTGTGCTGTTCGTCCCGTCGCCTCTCAAGGCAAAGGCCAGATAGTCCCTGGCCCTGGTCATACCCACGTACATCAGCCGGGACTCCTCGGACCAGAACTCGTCTTGCGCCTGGAGCAGTTCGGCGCAGCCCTCGACGCGTTGATCCAGCCCGACATTTTTGATTTGTTTGCCGTATGGCCACGGCCAGTATCTGATCCAGCGTCCATCCAGCGGGTTGAGCGGGTCAAAGCCGAGTTCGCTGGGCGTCACGCTGACATTGAACGGATTTACATCACGCGCCCAGTTCAGTTCGGCCAGAACGACAAACGGCCATTCCAGCCCCTTGGCCTTGTGATAGGTGAGCACGTTCACCGCATGTTCGTCCACGCCCTGGCCTTGCAGGTCCAGGGAATCCTTTTTCACTTCCAGGACCAGATAGGTCACGAGACCCGCGGCGGTGGCCGGGTTGCGCCTGGCCATGCAGATGTCTTCATAGCCCTTGGCCAGACCGCGCAAGGCATCCAGATTGGCCAACCGGACCTCGGCCCTGCCCCATTGGCAGGCAATGGTTTCAACCTGGGATGCCGCAATGGCCAAATCCAATGTTTCCCATGGGGTCAAATCCGCAAGCATGGCCCGGTGACTGTCCAAGGCCTCAACCGGCGGACACCCTTTCCAATA is part of the Desulfonatronum thioautotrophicum genome and harbors:
- a CDS encoding 3'-5' exonuclease gives rise to the protein LQDNWRSRPALVDFTNRIFCPAFEARGFSADQVRLQSVRPIHPEQTQALEVWNMESKKLDEDYACIASGVAALLSNPEQYIVEDPSTKELRPLRGEDIAVLCRKNKVCQKVADALERLGVRAVTKREGLLDTPEASYAMAALRYLVDPRDTLAAAELLHLSGEQDWLHRWLSEENYWKGCPPVEALDSHRAMLADLTPWETLDLAIAASQVETIACQWGRAEVRLANLDALRGLAKGYEDICMARRNPATAAGLVTYLVLEVKKDSLDLQGQGVDEHAVNVLTYHKAKGLEWPFVVLAELNWARDVNPFNVSVTPSELGFDPLNPLDGRWIRYWPWPYGKQIKNVGLDQRVEGCAELLQAQDEFWSEESRLMYVGMTRARDYLAFALRGDGTNSTTWLDVLKDGADNPILDFSDPEKKSLRCHSKPIPATFKKVEPQTEPAQGRQEAYFGPEQLPRPLSQYPPARFNPSSATTQDGDQALVHAPKRFGDRIPVIGEPDVNALGEALHGFLVQDDPSQGLEIRIAKALGIFQRWKVSGIAPEDIVTASDRLIAHLQGRYGAGVALKEHPIHLRVGNQTASGWIDLVWQTPGGYVIVDHKSYMGRLDTVQKHCIPYVPQLNVYADCLEKALGSKPLALLVHLPMTGLMVEIGRRENQ
- a CDS encoding ADP-ribosylglycohydrolase family protein, translated to MIGAIAGDIIGSVYEWNNIKTKDFTLFAQNAHYTDDTVLTVALADSILTGTPYAENLRRFYHWYPGAGYGGSFHLWANNPDAGPYNSWGNGAAMRCRHHIRASPQSPPARCQKAERQHGEQDAQKSCSRVELGDQVPWPAQDKPLSHRQVPGRASPQAYSHRGRFLESI